In Candidatus Nitronauta litoralis, one DNA window encodes the following:
- a CDS encoding glutamate synthase subunit beta — protein sequence MGAIRGFMEFEREVPKGRSIEERLKDQKEVYQPFPIEKYQEQGGRCMDCGVPFCQSDTGCPLGNAIPDWNDMVYRNRWEEAVALLLKTNNFPEFTGRVCPAPCEGACVLGITEPAVTIRNIEEIIAEKGFENGWMGPNPPKRRTGKRVAIVGSGPAGLAAADQLNHAGHEVTVFEKSDRIGGLLMYGIPHFKLEKSVVHRRIKVMEEEGVLFKPNSHIGVDIPAKKLVDDFDSVILCCGAQRPRDLPVEGRDLDGIHFAMEFLPQQNKRNEGDTVPEDISITVEGKNVLIIGGGDTGSDCLGTSLRQGAKSVHQFELLGEPPPERSPDNPWPQWPNIKRVSSSHEEAGGKITQYNVMTKKFVGDENGRVKQVVACKCRFGDLDPKTGRRGLEEVPGSEFTMDVEAVFLAMGFLGPIHKGLVEELGLECDQRSNVKADQNKATSVPGVFVAGDMTRGQSLIVWAIAEGREAARAVDEHLMGYTFLPHSEKLHV from the coding sequence ATGGGCGCAATACGCGGGTTTATGGAGTTCGAGCGGGAAGTGCCTAAAGGGCGTTCCATTGAAGAACGGTTGAAGGACCAGAAGGAAGTCTATCAACCGTTTCCTATAGAGAAGTACCAGGAGCAGGGGGGACGCTGCATGGATTGTGGTGTGCCTTTTTGCCAGAGCGACACAGGGTGTCCGCTTGGCAATGCGATTCCGGACTGGAACGATATGGTCTATCGCAATCGCTGGGAAGAAGCGGTGGCGCTACTCCTGAAGACCAATAACTTTCCCGAGTTCACCGGCCGGGTGTGCCCCGCTCCCTGCGAAGGGGCCTGTGTCCTTGGTATTACAGAGCCTGCAGTAACCATTCGCAACATTGAAGAGATCATTGCAGAAAAGGGTTTCGAGAACGGATGGATGGGGCCCAATCCTCCCAAGCGTCGTACAGGTAAACGAGTCGCCATTGTTGGAAGTGGTCCTGCCGGGCTTGCAGCGGCAGATCAACTCAATCACGCTGGACACGAAGTCACCGTATTCGAAAAATCCGATCGCATCGGCGGCCTGCTCATGTATGGAATCCCACATTTCAAGCTGGAAAAATCTGTGGTGCACCGGCGGATCAAGGTGATGGAAGAGGAAGGGGTATTATTCAAACCCAACTCACACATCGGGGTCGATATTCCCGCAAAAAAACTGGTAGACGATTTTGATTCGGTCATCCTGTGTTGTGGTGCTCAACGTCCACGTGACCTGCCCGTGGAAGGCCGCGATCTGGACGGCATCCATTTTGCCATGGAGTTTCTGCCACAACAGAACAAACGCAACGAAGGCGATACTGTACCCGAAGATATCTCTATCACTGTTGAAGGAAAAAATGTTCTTATTATCGGGGGTGGTGACACGGGCTCCGACTGTCTGGGAACTTCCTTACGTCAGGGAGCAAAGAGTGTTCACCAGTTTGAACTGCTGGGCGAACCCCCGCCTGAACGTTCACCAGACAATCCCTGGCCGCAGTGGCCCAACATCAAGCGGGTCAGTTCCTCACACGAAGAAGCGGGTGGAAAAATCACACAGTACAATGTGATGACGAAGAAGTTTGTCGGGGATGAAAATGGACGGGTTAAGCAGGTGGTGGCGTGTAAATGCCGATTTGGCGATCTCGATCCCAAAACGGGGCGGCGCGGGCTTGAAGAAGTTCCTGGCTCGGAGTTTACGATGGATGTGGAAGCCGTGTTTCTTGCCATGGGATTCCTGGGGCCGATCCACAAAGGCCTGGTTGAAGAGCTCGGACTTGAATGCGATCAGAGGTCCAATGTTAAAGCGGATCAGAACAAGGCGACCAGTGTGCCCGGAGTGTTTGTTGCGGGAGACATGACGCGTGGTCAGTCATTGATCGTGTGGGCGATTGCGGAGGGACGCGAAGCTGCACGTGCTGTGGACGAACACCTCATGGGCTACACCTTCCTGCCCCACAGCGAAAAACTTCACGTTTAA